AGGGCGTTTTGCTAGAAACGCTAAAACTTCGGTTTCAGAAATTAAACCAAAGTTAATCGCCAAACTTAACTCATCTAAGACAACGAGAGAATACTTACTTTCACACACTACCTGTTGTGTATATTGCCATAGCTTTTGTAACGCTTGGTTTTCCGTATCATCTAAATGTGGTGTATCGATACAACGAGGCAAATCACAGCGAATCCAATCTAAATTTTGTCCTAATTGTATGGGTCGATCGTGTCCTTGACGAATACCTCCTTTGAGAAACTGCACTATTAATACTGGCGTTCCTTGTCCAGCTATTCTAAGTGATTGAGCTATAACGCTCGTAAAAAAATTACGATGTGAGCTAGTGAAAACTTGCACTAACCCTTCAACTGGATATGGCAAGGTAAGGGTTGAATTGATACTTTGAGTTTCTAGCTGGGCAACCATAGATTTAAGTTCAAAAAGATACAATCATTAAGTTTTTTGCTGTCAGTAATTAGTACAAATCGGCCTGTATAGTCAATCTGTTTTTCATAGGTGTGGTGGATTTGGCAAATTGCATTCTTAGTCAAACACTACGCTTGGTTGAAGTCAAGAGTTGTTTTGATTGAAGCTTACGTCTTTTAGCTGAAATTAGTTGTAAAAATTAAAACATAAGATTTACTGTTCCAATTATTTTAAAAAGCTGGGTATAACGTCTGAGAACCCCTAAATGTTAGATTTGCCGATTGTTTGGGCAAAACAGACTTAGCAAGTAGTGAATTTGACAGCATGAGGAGTAAATTGTTGTGAGATTGGTGATTCTGGGAGGTTCAGGATCGGGGAAAAGCACTCAAGCACAAAGGCTTGGCAGATACTTTGATATCCCTCTGATTTCCACAGGTGAGATTTTACGGGAAGCAATATCTGGCGACAAGCCCCTGTCGGAACTTCAATGGTCTCAAGGCGATCCCCGGACTTCTCTTTCGGTTTACGCTAGTTTGAGTGAACTAGGTTATTACGCACGTCCCTATATACAAAAAGGGGAGTTAGTTCCAGACGAAATGATCGTTGATTTGATCCGAATTCGCCTCAGACAACCAGATATTAACTGCGATTGGGTCTTAGAGGGCTATCCTCGTACTGCCTTCCAAGCTGAAGAATTAGATTTTTTATTGGATGATTTAGGACAAAAGCTAGATTGGGCAATTTATCTCCAAGTACCAGAAGCAGTGATGGTTAGTCGATCCTTGGGGCGATCGCTACCAGATGACCAACCAGAAATTGTGCAGCGCCGTGTAGAATTATTCTACGATCGCACCATTCCCATCCTAGAATATTATGACCGTCGTCGCTGCCTATTGACAATCAATGGCGACCAGTCACCAGAAATGGTGCAGCAAAATATTTTGACTTTACTTTCAGTTCCTTAGAAGAATAAGGAGACGCGATTCATTGCGTCTGTACAAGGTTTGGAAGAATTCTTTTCAATGCCCAATTCCCAATGCCCAATTACAACACTAAGGTAATCTTAAGGCAGTATTGTAAAACTTGAGGCAACTCCAATGGCTTGGCAGCGTCCAGACGGCCGTCTTTCTTATGAACTACGTCCGATCAGCTTTTACCCCAATTTCACCCGCTTTGCCCCCGGTTCTGTTCTCGCAAGATGCGGTGATACTCAGGTACTTTGTACTGTTAGCCTTAATAAGGGAGTTCCGAAGTTTCTCGAAGGAACTGGTAAAGGCTGGCTAACTGCTGAGTATCGGATGTTACCATCTGCTACTCAAAAACGCCAAGAAAGGGAATTATTGAAATTATCTGGACGGACGCAAGAAATTCAACGTCTAATTGGCCGCAGCTTACGTGCAGCAGTGGATTTTGAGGCACTGGGAGAACGCACGCTGACTGTAGATGCTGATGTGTTGCAAGCAGACGCTGGAACTCGAACAACAGCCATTACAGGCTCCTTTGTAGCGTTGGCTCATGCGATTTCTAAATTGTTGCAGGAGGGCGTGTTAGAGCGATCGCCTCTGTGTGGACAGGTAGCAGCAGTTTCCGTAGGATTACTAGAAGGGGAGCCATTTTTGGATCTAAATTATATCGAAGATGTGGCTGCAACAGTAGATTTTAACGTGGTGATGAATCAACACCTAGAAATCATTGAAGTCCAAGGAACAGCCGAAGAAGGCAGCTTTAGCCGCACTCAGTTGGATCAATTGCTAGATGTAGCCCAAAAAGGAATTCAGGAATTGTTAATCGCCCAACGCGAAGCGATCGCTAATTGGGAAACGTTATTTGTGATTAATTAGTTTTATTAATTTTTAATAAGAATTAATAAATGTATCCTCTATGGTATTAATCAACCAAGTATCAAGTAACTGGGTGTAAATAAAAATAATTATGAAAGTAGTTAGTAGTTAGTACGACTGACTACTGACAACTTACTGTTGAAGGTGATAATGAGCATCTACATTTTTCCAGTCTACTTAATCCATGATGTTAAATGTTTCAAAAGTTAAAAAGGAGGATTGTAATAAGTTCGGTATGGTATTGCTGGAAGCCAGCAATATGATGATGAAGCCATGAACAAAACCGTTGAAGTTCTACCGGATCAGCCAGCGCTGGTTGCACGAGCGCTAAAATTAATTCTTTCCAAGTTAGAAACTGCCATTGAACAGCGAGGGCGGTTTACCATCGCCTTGTCTGGCGGTAGTACACCTAAACCGTTATACGAAGCGATCGCTACTCAAAAACTGCCTTGGGATAAAATTCATATATTCTGGGGGGATGAGCGTTACGTAGCACCAGATCACCCCGATAGCAATGAACTGATGACGCGTCGTGCGTGGCTAGATCGTGTTGATATCCCAGCAGCTAACATTCACGCCGTACCAACTTTAGAAGCCAATCCAGAACTGGCGGCTGCTAAGTATGAACAACATCTCAAAGAATTTTTCAATTCTTCTAGGGTCGAGTTTCCCGCGTTGGATGTAGTATTACTAGGAATGGGTGATGATGCACATACTGC
This genomic interval from Nostoc sp. KVJ3 contains the following:
- the pgl gene encoding 6-phosphogluconolactonase, which codes for MNKTVEVLPDQPALVARALKLILSKLETAIEQRGRFTIALSGGSTPKPLYEAIATQKLPWDKIHIFWGDERYVAPDHPDSNELMTRRAWLDRVDIPAANIHAVPTLEANPELAAAKYEQHLKEFFNSSRVEFPALDVVLLGMGDDAHTASLFPHTEALKVCDRLVTVGNKDGNPRITFTYPFINSARSVIFLVAGANKRPALAQVFAPVADDFTYPSRLIRPQGELWWLLDSAAGLELQH
- a CDS encoding adenylate kinase family protein, with translation MRLVILGGSGSGKSTQAQRLGRYFDIPLISTGEILREAISGDKPLSELQWSQGDPRTSLSVYASLSELGYYARPYIQKGELVPDEMIVDLIRIRLRQPDINCDWVLEGYPRTAFQAEELDFLLDDLGQKLDWAIYLQVPEAVMVSRSLGRSLPDDQPEIVQRRVELFYDRTIPILEYYDRRRCLLTINGDQSPEMVQQNILTLLSVP
- a CDS encoding P-loop NTPase family protein; translated protein: MVAQLETQSINSTLTLPYPVEGLVQVFTSSHRNFFTSVIAQSLRIAGQGTPVLIVQFLKGGIRQGHDRPIQLGQNLDWIRCDLPRCIDTPHLDDTENQALQKLWQYTQQVVCESKYSLVVLDELSLAINFGLISETEVLAFLAKRPPHVDIILTGPEMPKSLLDVADQITEIRRSYRP
- the rph gene encoding ribonuclease PH, which translates into the protein MAWQRPDGRLSYELRPISFYPNFTRFAPGSVLARCGDTQVLCTVSLNKGVPKFLEGTGKGWLTAEYRMLPSATQKRQERELLKLSGRTQEIQRLIGRSLRAAVDFEALGERTLTVDADVLQADAGTRTTAITGSFVALAHAISKLLQEGVLERSPLCGQVAAVSVGLLEGEPFLDLNYIEDVAATVDFNVVMNQHLEIIEVQGTAEEGSFSRTQLDQLLDVAQKGIQELLIAQREAIANWETLFVIN